TTGCCCAGCAGGAGAATGCAGCGGGAGATGGCTGCTAATCCTGCGGATTAGGAGACAATATGACCACAGTGCAGACCTTGGACGTCCGGGGCGAAATCTGCCCCTACCCCCTCTTCGAGACCAAGAAAGCCATTGAAGTTCTGCATTCCGGCGTTAGGCTCAAGGTCTTGATCGACTACCCTTTGGCGCTCGACAACATCACGCGCTGGGCCAAAGCGGCAGGACACAAGGTCGTTAGTGTCGAGGAGGTCGGCGCGTCGGAGTGGGAGATCCTGCTCGAGTGCGCCTGAACATGTCTTTGCTGATTTCTCCTGTAAGACCAGGGACCAGCTATTGGAAGGAGCCGATGCTTTTGCTGCAGTGGTCCCAACCAAATATCACTGAGT
The Deinococcota bacterium genome window above contains:
- a CDS encoding sulfurtransferase TusA family protein, with amino-acid sequence MTTVQTLDVRGEICPYPLFETKKAIEVLHSGVRLKVLIDYPLALDNITRWAKAAGHKVVSVEEVGASEWEILLECA